The window GTGGTGTGATTTTGCCATACACTTAAGCCTTaagcatacttagtttaatgcTAGTGCTAAACAAATtattcattcattaaaaaaaataataaagaaatattaaaaaagaagataaatttaaCTATATTTTGGTCCAAGGAAGTTTGCAGGAGTTTTCTGCATGAAGGCAATAAGAAACCATCAAAGCAAAAGTCGTTAAATTAATTGATCCAGTTTAACTTAATAAAGATCGACTACTATAATTTTAACAACTTGATATTGGTAATATACTAATATGACTAAATCAtggattaaattttataattaatcttAGTTTTGGTTATGGGGGAAGATCTATCCAgtttaatttatagaaaaaactGTGTACACTGGCTACGTGTGATGTGATTTTGCCATACACTTAAGCCTTAAGTttacttagagcattcacatctggtttctgcaaaaaaattcattttaccatctcaaaaactactttatcGTTTATAtcatactattttacaacacaccTAGCATCCcagcttttattttcttattcaactcattaaaataatatatattactgaataaaataatacaatccaacaaagtaataaagagagagggagaaaagagagaataaaatataataaaaacttaCACAAGCTTACTATAGTGTCATCCTACATTCACTTTGTAAGACCGGGTGATGGAGGGTTTTGAAGCTCTGAAGCTAAATTAAACTAACATATGGCACTTACAAGACCCAATGTGAATGTTCTTAGGTTAATGCTAGTGCTAAACAAATCATTCATTAagaaatatatttcaaaaaagaagaaaaattcatCTAGTCAAAGAAATAGTCTCATAgttctcatttaattttttatacgGCTTGCTTAATTGTTCATGAATGTTTAGGCGACTTGATTAATTAACGTACAAGCAAGGCAAACTAACTTGGCCGGCTAGGGACTTGAGTAGACGAAAACCTTAGATATGTACTATactgaaaaattttcaacacCTTAAGGAGTAGGATAGCTTGTTCAAAACATTTAATTATGTGTAGTTTGTTTCCGTAGTTTAGCATTTGGTTTAAAAATTGAACATGTAAATTACCAATCTTTTGCTGAACCAGTAACCAGTACTCTTGGAAGAATGCAATTTGGAAATTTTGGTTGcaaaattttccacatcagtATAACATTACTTGGATAATGATTAGAATTTTGCTATAACAGTCATAAGCAGCCTCTACAAGAACAGAAAAACAGGCACAATTACCTTATTCTAGAAAGCACAATGAACAGCAAAGTCAAATTTGAACAGCAAGATCCATACCGTATACGCCATCTTGAAATCGCCATCCTCAAATTGAAAGTAAGAACTCCATCCATAGAGTTTTTGCACCACATATTGCACTATAAATATCAAATGCCCAATCTTGTTTTTCATCACATattatctttttcattctttatcCACATACAAAACTTCCCAAGATGGTTGCACTTAGTGTGAAAAAGAATCTACTAATCCTTGTTCTAGTCGGAATCCTAGCCGGATTTGTGCCTGGATATGTGAAGGGTCAATCTGTAGCTGATATTGTGACCCAAGATTTCTTTAATGGGATAATTAATCAGGCTGATGCAAGCTGTGCAGGAAAGAACTTCTACACAAGAGCAGGTTTTCTTGATGCTCTCAATTCGTATAATCAATTTGGAAATCTCGGTTCTGCAGATGATTCCAAGCGTGAAATTGCAGCTTTCTTTGCTCATGTTACTCATGAGACTGGACGTAAGATATTTCTCTATCCtaacatatattttaattaatttgttacatATCATACGCATGCTGACATATACAATAAGGTGCATGTCACAAAACACCCACAATATCCAATTTAGTTAATGTCATATTAAGTAACTAATTACTATATCtaatctataataataattacaataatattcttttggttatgtttttataattttgttataagttaaataataattattttgcatttaggtTATAATTGAattgcataatattttttttgatgaactatTGAATTGCATAATATATAGTATACACTAAAATCCTTGTAGATgagtggtatttttttttttttttaatttcttttataagaATAACTATGGTTCAAATCATCATTCTCtacattttataattaattaattaaaaaatataatatataatacatCACACACAATTAAATACACAAGTTAACCTGAAAGGTAACACAAAATTAATGTTTATCTTTGGCAGATTTTTGCTACATAGAGGAGATCAATGGTGCCTCACAAGACTACTGTGACGAGAGCAACACACAGTATCCATGCAACCCTAACAAAAAATACTTTGGCCGTGGACCACTTCAGCTAACATGGAATTACAATTACGGGGCAGCTGGAACTAGCATTGGAATTGACTTATTAAACTCTCCTGAAACTGTTGCTACAGACGTGACTGTTTCTTTTAAGACCGCCTTGTGGTTTTGGATGACCAATGTTCGTCCAGTTGTAAGCCAAGGTTTTGGTGCAACCATTCGAGCCATCAATGGTGCCATTGAATGCAATGGTGGAAACTCCGGTGCTGTCCAAGCACGTGTCCAGTACTACACTCAATATTGTAACCAACTTGGTGTTGCTCCAGGCGATAATCTCACTTGCTAGGAGCCTAGGAGCACCATTTGtgttcttttatcttttaaGTACCTATGCTTGTTTAGATTTGATGGAAATAATTAATACCAACTAGCCTTGTTGGTAAAATTGGGATCAAGTTTCACTTGCACCCTACTCCTAAGAAGAGAATTATCTCTCACTGTATAGCCCATAGTTTCAATGGgcatataaataaagaaaataaagagtattataatttattttcaccatttttatttttgaaatgactAGTAATAGTTACATAATATATAGAGCTGCTATCCCAACAGTTTTATACCCACGCTCTCCTGCTCCCCCTGGAAAGATATACTAACTCACCCAATTGGACGCTCATTTCCACTACTCGGTGTTAGCTTCTCTATGGCCATGAATTTTGGCTCcttgaaaattttggttttctttaaaGATCATTTATGGACATTATCTCGTACAAATGGACTACCGCATGTGTTGGCATTGACCACGGTACAGTAATTAACCTAGTCGGCAAGTACTAATTAATTAAAGTCTATATCAAACTTTCTCTGAGACACACCATTATAGCATTAACAtccaaaattgtaaaaaatatactaTTTTACTATctaaaaagtcactttatttattatatcatatcattttacaatacactcaacattctagattttatttttagaatacaacccattaaaataacctcaaccaaaataaaaaaaaagtcccaCAACCAACTCTACTGCAACAACTAGAAAAACACTGCCATCACCACCATTGTAAACCCAATGACAAATAATGTTATTTGGTTTTAACAAATCAAGGATATCAACTTATGCTAAATGTAATATATGTTACTGCCAACATCATCTctcaaactcaaaataaaaccTGAAGATGCATTGAAATTGAAATCCAAGCTCGTGAATATGTGACCATGAGTGACTAGATTATTTGTAAAATAGGCTAGCCACAATGTAGAATGTAGAATCACTTGTGCAAAATGCTAGAGATGAAAGCAAATGGTGATGACAATGGCTACAAGGCCTACAATAGGGCGCACCAATGGCCAAATAGTGGATGCTATGATTAAAGGACAATCACATTAGTGGCTTAAAGAATATTAGCAGAGTATGACAATGTAATGAAGCACGTGAGAGAGTTGACAAATTTCGCATAAATTATACCTAAAAAAGAATGATTGATGGGTTTATCTGTGTGACTTGGGATCttcaaataggaaaatagctTGCAAATCGAAatccacaaaagaaaaaaaaaatgaagtggaAAATTTTCATACTTGGGTAAAAACAATGACCGAGTGTTTTTGGACAATAGCGGCCAATGACAGTTAGAGGTGGTCAACAATTTAGCCGAGTGATAGTTGATAGTGGCAGCATGAAATCTAGCAAAGGTTATCGAAATGTGACTCTGTTATAAtgttaaaacataaaagtatatGCTAAAATATTGTTTGATATGTCCCTATAGttagcatgattttttttttttttttttttgggtccttatacttaaaaaaatcgTTTTTTATCACTAAACAGATAATAGCAGTCATGACTTCATCCTGGAACCGATACCCAACATATTTGAAACCAAATCTTGTCTTTTATAAGTCTTCTTGgattaaggtttttttattctatttggaACCATAGTTGCATGACTTTCCAGTAGGAGAGAGTAATAAAGGGATGCAGATTGTAGGATGAACAAGGCGACGAGTTTATGAAAAACATTTGTAAGAAGCATTATTTTCAGGTTGATGAGGCTACGCATGGCctcctttcctttatttttttttataatttaactaTAATGtgcttatttatatttaaacgttataatttttttcaaaatttgtattaaatcaattaattgataaaaaaatttattataggaGGAAtcattttttgcttaaaattttaaattttgaggaATCTAAAGATATATAAGATGTTgcattatatttaattgtttataCCTTGTAAAAAATCATTTATCCCCCATATCTTTTAGATTGCCCCAAGAAATGATAGAGTGTGATTTGAATCTTGGATTTATTTAGATTCTCTACTATAAATATCATGAGATGCCAATCAACTAAGTTACAAGGTTCTAGAGATGGGTcttgttaaataattttcaaaagaacGCATacaaatataaacttaaatAGTACTCAATAACATAGTGGATGTTGGTTCTTCAAAATGGTTTCCATGACACTAATTTAAAACTAGTCAGTAGTCCATGCAATGAATAGATAAATTTAACTTAATATGGTTAatttactctctctttttttgtctaagtatgaaattttttactaTGGTAGCTAAAGACATTTATTATGTATTTCTTTAtaggaaatgctaacgagtgtccttAGGACACtgattaataattcaattaaagaaagtttttatggaaaaagaaaaaaaaacaattaatgttttgatagtttttttcatttcccataaaaatgatgttaaaacttttctaaaagtGATTCTTAacaagtgcccttagggcactcgttagcatgaccctttgTTTATACATGAAATCATATATTTTAGCAAAGACCTTGAAAGTAATGTGACATAATATCATAAGATCAATCAGAAGTCAATCTGCTTTGGATTTATATAGATTGTTATAGATATTAGATAGTATCAAAGTTCGGCAGGATAtagacaaattattatttttatttttttgcattctaatcaaacaaaattttctactttcaatagtaattttttatattaaaagacTCCAAAGCTAGAAAGTTGGACAAATTGGGAGTCAAAGCAGATATATATGCTTGACCTTGGAAAATCGGATCACTTCCTTAATTAACTTGGGAGCGCAAATCATGGCCCACTCAGTGACGACTTGTTTCCCATGATACATTGTTTTGGTCCAAGGAAGCTTGCAGGAGGTATCTGCATGAGGGCATTAAGAAACCATCAAAGCAAAAGTCGTTAAATTAATTGATCCAGTTCAACTTAATAAACACTACTATAATTTTAACAACTTGATATTAGTAATATGATATGAGTAAGTCGtggataaaattttataattaatctCAATTTTGGTTATGGTGCCGGAAGAGTTATCTAgtttaatttatagaaaaaaccACGTACACTGGCCGGCTACGTATGGTGTGATTTTTCCATACACTTACGCCTTAAGTATACTTAGTTTAATGCTAGTGTTACTTAATTAGTTTAATGCTAGTGCTAAATAAACCATTCATTTATTTGTTCAATTCAttcattaaacaaaataataaagaaatattcaaaaagaagataaaatcaACTAGTGAAATAAATACTCTCTTGGACTGTGCTCATTTAATGTGTTATTTTGATCTTgctgtctctttctctctttcgttttttattttattttttaatggagaATGTTAAAGCTGCTACAAAATTTACTATATAACTTTTATAAATTGCTATGGCAATAAACGTAATTGGTGgatttcaaaaacataaaaaaaatatatataataaataaatgtcaaaattacattttttgtgatagaaaattttaaaagttgtaGTATAAACATACAGATTTGTGCGTTCTAATAAGTGATTGGATAATTCATAGTTTAAAGAACAAGTTTACATGAAAGGTGAAGcaaaattaatatgtttatctTTGGGCAGAATTTTGCTACATAAAAGAGATTAATGGTGCATCACAGGACTACTGTGACAAGACAAACACACAATATCCATgctgttagagatatataatAGACATATTAGTTCAATGTAATAGGTCCAAACTCattcctacttgtactagtattctagggtttagtcgcctatatatacttatgttagggttcattgtaacataggttattgtactacactcttacacAATAAAAATGTAACCCTTacgggtttcctccgtggatgtaggtcgacaaggctgaaccacgtaaccctcgtgttctcaatgttcctattctatgtttcctcttccgcatccactctagcatatacaacatgatataacacatcacgttgctaataatattttatttaacatggtatcagagcaaggtTTGTTCttagcatcaaacaaacatctctagcaagcaaagaagattctcacATGCACATCACCATCAAAAGTCACACATGTTTGTCTACTGGATTTAGACTCCACGGCATCTCGTAGCCACCATGGCTCTGTGCTATGTCAAAATCCAACAACCAAGCAATTCGTGCCTTTCCCTATCAAATTTGTGCACATCAAGACTTCGCCTAATGAAACCAACAAGACGGACGTGCTCCACGGCATATCGCAACCAAAACCTAGGAACCCGACCCTCAACGGCAAGATCAAGTGCCACCACGCGCCGCTAACAGCTCCAGAACGTCTCCACGCGCCACCAAAATCTCGAGACCCAGCTAGATCATAGCCACACGCGCCACCAACCCTAACAAAAAATACTTTGGCCGTGGACCACTTCAGCCAACATGGAATTACAATTACAGTGCCGTTAGAACTAGCATTAAAATCGACTTATTAAACTCTCCTGAAACTGTTGCTACAGATGTGGCTGTTTCTTTTAAGACCGCCTTGTGGTTTTGGATGACCAATGTCCGTCCAGTCGTAAGCCAAGGTTTTGGTGCAACCATTCGAGCCATCAATGGTGCCATTGAATGCAATGGTGGAAACCCTAATACAGTCCAATCCCGTGTCCAGTACTACACTCAATATTGTAACCAACTTGGTGTTGCTCCAGGCGATAATCTCACTTGCTAGGAGCACCATTTGTTTACTCTTCAGTACCAATGCttgttttgatttgatgttTGGATTAGAAGGAAATAAATGATGCCAACTAGCCTTGTTGGTGAAATTGGGATCAAGTTTCACTTGCACCCTACTCCTTAGGAGAGGACTCTCTCATTGTATGGCCCATATAGTTTCAATGGGCacttaaataataaagaaaataaagaatgctataaatatatatatatatatatatttgcttcCTTTACAACTCGGTGTgagtctttttgtttttgaataattttagaGACACCCCTTCTGTCATTATTGTATTTTTGCGAGTCATTGTCAATACTtagattttttgttgaaatacaTTTTCAAGACGACCATTTACCTTTTACGACAAACTCTGGACAACTCCATCATAAAAAAAGTTCATCTAATACTTTATTAGAGACACATTAATATTCTTAGATATAGaatgattaaaatataaattatgaaCATAATTCTCATAAAATTTTATCCATCAAAGAATAAGCAATAATCcataattttttcaaactaaTAAGCACATAATCCaataaacatttgaaaattaaaaggtCTTTTATTATTCACCAAgcttgaaaatttaatttgtggAAGATCAATCATCATCTGCGTTAATGTCCTCCATATCTGAGAGTTACTTTCATTTTCAAGGTCATCTTTTATGTCATTGTTCACATTGTAATCTCCTCCTCCAACATTGGCCTaaaatatttgagaaaaaatgaataaatataaaaaatttattgctattcaaataaattatataaacagTGCATAACAACAAAGAACCAACAAAAAATGTATTCATTTAACATCAACAACAATCACCatgttaaataataataataataataatagagtcATTAACATCAAAATACTACTATgcaaacacaaccaaaaaaaaaaaaagcattaataATAAATCCTTACACCGCTAAGAACCTTATAGTTCTCTTTTGAAGGGTACATCCAACTCTATATGTAACCTAGtgggcaaaaagaaaaagttaaataattgaaacaaaaaagaaaatgtttatagTAGCGGGGGAGCATTTGTGTTGTTTTGCATGTGGAATGTATGAATATGATATGGAAAAACGAGTAAAAAGGAAAGACAAAGTGTAGGCATCATGTTCATGTATGAATCTGCATTTCTTTTTCGTATGAACTGTGAagtccgagagagagagagagtgaaggtGACAGACGGGAAAGTTGGAAACAGATCCTCCAAATGATAATTGACAATAATTTCTCTGCGTTTCCATTCAAGTGTCCACTTtccttatttttatattcaaacaaaCGTAAAGATTATTACATTAATGATTGAATGAAAGAtatatgaaatgaaatgaatatGATTCGCATTGGTGAGATTCATGGACCATGTTTACTCGTTTGGAGTAGGGTGGGTGTATACATACATGTAACGTGTTGTTGTGTTGGGTCAACCCagtttttcatttgtttggagTTGAAGTTGCACTGATTAGCGGTCGGTTTCGGTCAGCATGTTTAATCTTTAGGGCCAAACcccataaattttcaaatttaattttctttttggccCATAAGGTTTGTATAAAATTAGATTTAGGTAGAGATAGAGGCATAGATATGGCCAGGGATGGAACCAGGATTCGAACCTGGAGGGACCAAAgcttaaaacaaatttttttttttttttttttatgaaaataaaaacaaacttctatttcatatttaacaaaatactacatataaaataagtgtttcttaaacatataatattataaacatttcgacaaagtataacatataaaataagcatttcttaaacatttcaacaattttttttttttttttggatgagagTGTGTTGGTTATTGATGTTATATTTTCagtccatatttattttttttcttgtgggtCAATATCTAAACATTTCAGAGGagatccaaaaatatatatttaagggaaatcttaatttttcaaattacatATGTATACCCCCGCCCTACTGTAGGTCCGCCCTTGGACATGGCAGAAGAAGGTCCACCTTTGGAGTACACCCCAACGTGGGTTGCTGTTGTTACCGTCACCATTTCTCTCGCCGTCTAACGTGTCCTTCACTATTCTGGCAATGCATGTCATCATCTCAATCTCACACCATTGTTTTTTGTAACCATCATTTCAATTTCCTTAGTATGAGTTTGGCTTCAAATTAAAAAGgtcagtttattttactattcaacttatttttgctactatttatgagcctcgttgcattttttggtatttttcatgggtcccattgtactatttcagttaacttttacctttttttacagtactttcagcaaaataaatagaTCCCAAACAGAGCCTTAGTCTAAAACTATTTTGGTAAACTGATCATCATTATTCATATAATGACTCTCTTTTGTAGTATCTCATGAAAAAGAACCAGAAGCTCTCTTTCAGGCCTTACAGATGATCAAAGAAAGTGACCactctcaactctctctctctctctctctctctctattacatttatatatacatacatatagaGTTGGATAATTTAATCTAGTGGCcaagtactatttttttttttttttttttttgagaaacaaacacacacgcaagggagagaaaaaatggTTTCATACAAAAACACATCACAACTCCACTAAAAAGTCTTGATAACTTTTAAGGTAAGCCAGTACTAATTGATTAAAGTCATTACCAAAATTTCTCTAGGACACACCATTACATGGCTATAGTGCTATTACATAAAGGGTTTTATAAAGTAAGTCCTGTCAATTTGTCTACTACCTCATATATggacaattaagaaaaatattctaaattgtGTATTGTGGCGGACTCGTGTAAAAGTAGTGGGCAATTTAAGAgaagttgtgaaattattgtgaatcTTTGGTACGACCCTATTGTAATTCATCACATAATTTAAAAGAAGTCTTCCAAAGGTTTGGACGTACCAAATGAAATAACCATACAAGAactatagaaaaataaataaagtaaaaaataaaaataaaaaaattaaatgaatcaAAGTGTatgtgtgcatatatatatatatatgggttgtgTTCAAGTTATATCGGGTGAACTagaagcaatgttacaccacctaataatttgttattgaattcatattttgaaaatctaatcgttgaattataggttctatatgttcttaacgtgtATGGTAATTTTCATGCTAATcaaatgtaatttaccattcgatcaataaaattatcttttatgtattattttaaattacaaaaacttgaatttacaTAATTCATTGATGATATggctatttattttttatcatctttaaattttgcaaacatggagaatttacgaagataatgtaattcAGCGGTGGATTTATTAAAATccacatccaattaaaaaatattgagtgatgtaaCATTATTTAGAGTTATAttagatgtaacttgaacccaaccctctctctctctctctctctctctctctctctctctctctctctctctctctctctctctctatatatatatatatatataaatcaaagaATAATCAATAACATAAAAGTATATTTGTCTCCTACTTAAACAGATAATTCAAAATGCTATATCTGCTATTCAAAGAGAAAATGAGTCTTAGATATTCTGATAGTCCAAAGGGTTTAACTCTTACAGAATTGATGAATAATGAAATATTTACCATCAGACTAGTTTGATGTATATAAAAATTGGTGTACAAATTATTACATAATTATTTAGTGAGAAATAAAATTATCCTTCATACTAAGAAGCTAAACCAagtcaaattataattttgacaTTTTGGGACTATATAATTTCCAAACAGGCAAAGCTTAAGTAGAATGCATTAGAAGCTTTTCACTCttttagtttttctatttttctagcATAATATatctaatttgaaaatttctttctttctaaatGTAATTATTATTAACTTAGTGTGCCATGGGAATAATTGTTTGAGTTATATATTGAACTTTGGACTAAACTCAAGAACAAATAATGTTCTTTGGTTTTAACAAATCAAGGACATCAACTTATGCTAAATGTGATATATATGAAATTCCAACATTctttctcaaactcaagataAATCTGAAGatgaattgaaattgaaatctaaGCTCATGAATATGTGAACATGAGTGACTAGATTATTTGTAAAATAGGCAAGCCACAATATAGCATAACTTGTGCAAAATGCTAGAGATGGCAGCAAATAGTGATGACGATGGCTACAAGGGCCTACAAAAGGGCGCACCAATGACCAAATAGTGGAATCTATGATTAAAGGGCGGTTACATTGGTGGCCTAAGGAATATTAGTAGAGGGAGACATTGTGATGAAGCACATGAGCGAGTTGACAACTTTTGTATAAttagacccaaaaagaatgattGATGGGTTAAGTTGTGTGACTTTAGATCTTCAAATTGGAAAACAAACCTCAAGATTagaatctataaaaaaaaaaaaaaaaaaaaaaaaaaagtgaattggAAAAATTTCATGTCCGAATAAAAAAAGTGGCTGAATGTTGTTGGACAATGGCAATCAGCGATAATCAAAGGTGGTCAACAACTTAGCTAAGCAATGGTTGATGCGATACAATCTGGTTCTCTTGATTGCTGTTCAATTGCTCTCGATTCCTCTCGATTGTTGTTCGATTCTTCTCTATCGATTGAAAGTCGCATATCagcaaaaaatcaacaaacataaaaagCTCAATACTATACcgtttgaagcccaaatcgtgattttttttttttttttttaagtatttaaaggacattataagctaatCCTATATGGGATTTTTAGAGGATTTTAGAGAGAGTAGAGTGTATCTTGTGCCTCCAATTGTATATCTAGGGTTTTTGTACCTAAAGCTCTCTAAAGTCTTCTATCGGCaatattccttgaagaatctcaagattcggtattgtagaagttgctgcataTAAGATTAACAACTGAAGGTGATCTGAAacttttgagtgggatctcaaagtcacgaGCATGGGTGCTTGTGTTACAGTAAGTCCAAGAAGAGAAAGAGGCtgtggattcagagcttgcacgtggtcgtgttagtaagttgctatatgaggtagcaatagatttaagGTTAAATCTGATTATAAAAACTCTgattctcttatagtggatttgctttaccttgaggatagttaggttaaatcatcGTCAAGTTTTTACCTTGAGACAATtcgttt of the Quercus robur chromosome 10, dhQueRobu3.1, whole genome shotgun sequence genome contains:
- the LOC126703631 gene encoding endochitinase EP3-like, with the translated sequence MVALSVKKNLLILVLVGILAGFVPGYVKGQSVADIVTQDFFNGIINQADASCAGKNFYTRAGFLDALNSYNQFGNLGSADDSKREIAAFFAHVTHETGHFCYIEEINGASQDYCDESNTQYPCNPNKKYFGRGPLQLTWNYNYGAAGTSIGIDLLNSPETVATDVTVSFKTALWFWMTNVRPVVSQGFGATIRAINGAIECNGGNSGAVQARVQYYTQYCNQLGVAPGDNLTC